Within Actinosynnema pretiosum, the genomic segment GGTCCGCGCTCCAGCCGCCCTCGCCCAGGCGCAGCCGGTAGAACTCGCGGCCGTCGGCGAACGTCACGTCCAGCACGTCCGCGCCGCGCTCGGCGTACCGCAGCGCCCGCGTGGCGGGCCGCCGCACGCCGCCCAGCTCGACCTCGCCCTCCTCGTGGTAGGCGAGCTGACCGGACTCCGGGTCGTCCGCGAACACCGCCCACCCGGTGAAGGCGCCCTCCTGCCCGGCCCGGTGGTCCACGACGCGCCGCCGCACCCGCCACCGCCCGCGCAGGAAGTCCGCGACCCCGTGCTGCTCCTCGCTCACCCCGCGAAGACTTCCAGGTCCACCCCCGCCGCGCCAGGCGGCCCGGGCGCCACAGCGGGTGCGCCCGCGTTCGGCGGACGGGGGAACCGGTTGGGGCAGAAGTGTTATTCGATCGCCCGGCCCCTCCGGCCCGGTGCAGCATCGGGCGCCGGGACCGATCCTGGAGGAGGCGATCCGTGGGGGCACCACCGGAGCAGGGCGCAGGAGAGCAGGGCGCAGGAGAGCAGTCCACCACCGTCCGGGGCAGGGCGGTGCTGCTCGCGCTGCGCCTGTACCTGCGGGAGCTGCGCCGCCACGGCCCGCTCACCGCGGGCGGGATGCTGCTGCCCGCGCTGGGCAACACCTGCCTGCTGTACGTGGCCCCGCTGGCGGTCGCCGCGCTCGCGGGCCGGGTCGTGGAGGGCGCGGGCGTCGCCGAGGCCGCGCCGCTCCTGCTGGCGTTCGGCGGCGTGATGCTGTTCGCCGAACTGCTGTGGCGCGTCGGCATCCACTGCCTGAACCGGGTCGACGGCCGGGGCATCGAGCACCTGTCGGTGTCCGGCTTCGACGCGCTGCTGGCCAAGGACGCGGCGTTCTTCCACACCAACTTCGCCGGGTCGCTGACCAAGCGGGTGCTCGGCTTCGCGGGCCGCTTCGAGGACTTCACCGACGCGCTGGTGTTCAGCGTGGTCGCCAAGGTCGTGCCGCTGGGCTTCGCGTGCGTGGTGCTGTGGGGCTACCACCCGGCGCTGGTGGCGGTGCTGCTCGGCCTGATCCTGGTCACCGGCTTCACGGCTGCCCCGCTGGTGCGCCGCCGCCAGCGCCTGGTCGACGAGCGCGAGGCCGCCTACGCGCGGGTGTCCGGGCACGTCGCGGACGTGCTGTCGAACGTGGAGGCGGTGCGGGCGTTCGGCGCGGAGGAGCGGGAGGGCGCCGAGCACCGGCGGCGGGCGGCCGAGAGCCGGGCGCTGGCGCTGCGCTCGTGGGACTACGGGAACCTGCGGGTGGACGTGCTGGTGGCGCCGATGTCCGTGCTCACCAACGTCCTCGGCCTGGTGGTGGCGGTGTGGGTGAGCGGCGGGCTGGGCCTGGAGGCGCTGCTGGTGACGTTCACCTACTACGGCAACGCCACCCGGATCATGTTCGAGTTCAACCACGTCTACCGGCGGTTGGAGGGCTCGCTCACCGAGGCCGCGCAGTTCACCGAGCTGCTGCTGGACGAGCCGACCGTGCTCGACCCCGCCGAACCGGAGCCGGCCCCGACCGGGGACTCCCGCGTGAGCTTCGACGGCGTGGCGTTCGCGCACCCCGGCGCGCCGCCGCTGTTCACCGGGCTGGACCTGGACATCCCGACGGGCGCCAGGGTCGGCCTGGTCGGGCGCTCGGGCGGGGGCAAGACCACGCTGACCCGGTTGCTGCTGCGGCTGAGCGACGTGGACGGCGGCAGCGTGCGGATCGGCGGGCAGGACATCTCGCGGGTGCGGCAGGCGGAGCTGCGCGGGCTGATCGCGTACGTGCCGCAGGACCCGTCCATGCTGCACCGGACGCTGCGGGAGAACATCGCGTTCGCCAGGCCCGGCGCGAGCGAGGCCGAGATCCAGCGGGCGGCGGGCGCGGCGCACGTGGTGGAGTTCGCGCGGGAGCTGCCGGAGGGGTTCGACACGGTGGTGGGCGAGCGCGGCGTGAAGCTGTCCGGCGGGCAGCGGCAGCGGGTCGCGCTGGCCCGCGCGATCCTGCGCGACGCGCCGATCCTGCTGCTGGACGAGGCGACGAGCGCGCTGGACTCGGAGAGCGAGGCGCTGGTGCAGCGGGCGCTGTGGCGGCTGCTGGAGGGGCGGACGGCGCTGGTGGTGGCGCACCGGCTGAGCACGGTGGTGCGGATGGACCGGCTGGTGGTGCTGGACCGGGGGCGGGTGGTGGAGCAGGGCACG encodes:
- a CDS encoding DUF6314 family protein — protein: MSEEQHGVADFLRGRWRVRRRVVDHRAGQEGAFTGWAVFADDPESGQLAYHEEGEVELGGVRRPATRALRYAERGADVLDVTFADGREFYRLRLGEGGWSADHWCSPDTYLVTGRITGPDSYTERWRATGPAKDYELLTDYERDGGPEGP
- a CDS encoding ABC transporter ATP-binding protein; the encoded protein is MGAPPEQGAGEQGAGEQSTTVRGRAVLLALRLYLRELRRHGPLTAGGMLLPALGNTCLLYVAPLAVAALAGRVVEGAGVAEAAPLLLAFGGVMLFAELLWRVGIHCLNRVDGRGIEHLSVSGFDALLAKDAAFFHTNFAGSLTKRVLGFAGRFEDFTDALVFSVVAKVVPLGFACVVLWGYHPALVAVLLGLILVTGFTAAPLVRRRQRLVDEREAAYARVSGHVADVLSNVEAVRAFGAEEREGAEHRRRAAESRALALRSWDYGNLRVDVLVAPMSVLTNVLGLVVAVWVSGGLGLEALLVTFTYYGNATRIMFEFNHVYRRLEGSLTEAAQFTELLLDEPTVLDPAEPEPAPTGDSRVSFDGVAFAHPGAPPLFTGLDLDIPTGARVGLVGRSGGGKTTLTRLLLRLSDVDGGSVRIGGQDISRVRQAELRGLIAYVPQDPSMLHRTLRENIAFARPGASEAEIQRAAGAAHVVEFARELPEGFDTVVGERGVKLSGGQRQRVALARAILRDAPILLLDEATSALDSESEALVQRALWRLLEGRTALVVAHRLSTVVRMDRLVVLDRGRVVEQGTHAELLDADGAYARLWRHQSGGFLDEATSGKR